GTCATGTACAAGCAATAACATACTCTTTTTCATTTTCAATCCAAGCAAAATGATAGCAAAAAGCGGTGTAGCCAACATGGTTACACCGCTAAAAATTTGTTTTATGCTTGTTCGTCGGGGAGGGCTTCGATATAAAAGCTCACGGGTCGAAAGCCGTCGTTGCAGGAAATCATGGCGGATTTCGGATTTTTCATCCAGCCGTCATAGAAATTCTCACCGCCGTGGGCAAGGGTCATCACAAAAGGCGACATGCTTTCCCAGGCGCTGTCACAAAGCCCCTCGGGCTTCTCCCAGCCGTTTGTAATGAAAGTTTGCCCTTCCTTTAAATCGCAGGCGTGCTCGATGGGATTTTCATACTTTTCGGACAAATCGGTATACTTTGCCATGCGCATAACCGTGATGCGGCATTTTTTCATACCGCCACCTCCTTTTTCTCTTGTCATTATAACACACCCACCAGAGCTTTTCAAGTATAAATTAAAAGTGATATCACTTTTTAGGGGATAGGAAAAAATGTTTGGAATGGACGAACAGAGCCGATGCCTTAGCATCGGGACACCCAATGCTGTATATAGATACTGCGAGGGCTCGGTTCGTTTATAGCAAAAACGCATTTATCAAAAGAAAACACGCAATGTATTGCGTGTTTTCTTCATTTTGTATCTTTCTTTATCAGTTTAAAATCCAGATGGCAAGGGTTAAGTAGCCAGCAAAGGTAACCCAGACGGCATACGGAATCTGAAGCTTTGCTGCAACGGGCGAAACAAATTTATACGCTCTGATGGTGCGGATGATAAAGAATAACAGTCCCAGAAGCCAGATAAAGGCAAACAAAAACCACCGCAGATTAAAAAACACAATACTCCACCAGAAGTTGAAAAACAGGCTTATGCCATAAAACCACAGTCCGTCTGCCGCCTTTTGCTGATTACGGTTCTGATACTTCCACACAAGCGCCGCGCTGATTCCCATCAACACATACAAAATGCCCCACACAATGGGAAACAGCCAGCCCGGCGGTGATAATGGCGGCATTTTTATTTCGCTGTAAATGTCCATGCTGTTTCGGGTAAAAAATGCCGAAAGACCGCCAATGACCAGCGGAATCAGTATAGAAACTCCAAAAATTTTAATGTTTTGCTTTAAACTGCTTTGCATACATCGCACCCTTTCTTTTTCCGGTACTTTAGTGTATGCGCCCTCTCCTTCTTTTATGCAGTTTTCTCCCTTCCTCACAAAAAAGTGCTATCATGATATCATGATAGCACTTTTGTACGGCGTATTTTATCTTTACTTTTTGAATGTTCGATGATATAATAACAGCAGAAAAGGGAGGCAGGAACATGAACTACATGGAAATTGTCAAAAACGAGCCGTTGTTCTGGACGCGTATCGGCTTGGGCGCAAACCCCGATTTACGCAACGAAAAGGGCGAGATTACCTTTGCCGTTCCAAACAGTACATTTATCAATGCGGAGTGGTCTGCATTTTTAGCAGAGCATAAAGCATTTTTGGATATTGGCTGTAAATTGCATACCACCGTTATACACAGTGGCTGGGTTGGCGAAAATGCATACGATTATTCTGCGGTGGATAAAACGTTAAAAGCCGTTTTCAGCCTTGGCGAGGACGTGCTGTATCTGCCGAGAGTTGAACTGAATCCGCCTCTAGAGTGGCTTAAAGCCAACCCTGAAGAGGTTGCTTTGGCAGAATATGCAAACCGCGACCCCGAGCATGTGAGAGAGGTGTACAAAAGCTATCGTACCGCCCATGAAATCGCAAAGATACGAAGTGGCGGTTTTAACGAGCATGGCGTATATTTGCAAAGCTTTTTTTCGGATAAATGGATGCGGGATGCCGCAGAAGTGTTAAGACGGTTTGTGCGTTATTTAGAGGATTCGCCCTACGGCAAGCGCATTGTTGGTTACCAACTGGCGTTTGGTATGTGCGGCGAGCTTTGTAACTGGGGCGCCTGGAAGTCGTCCGAGCATTGGGGCGATTTCAGCAAGCCTGCCCAAAAGGCATTCTTAAAATTCTGTATCGAAAAATACGGAAGTTTTGATGCGACAAAACAAGTGTATGGCGAAGCGGATTTAAATCCTGAAAACATCATTCCTTCTCCGAAGCAAAGAAGCGATACAACCGATTATTTCAGACAAAACAATAAACGTTCTGTCGATTTTTCCTTGTGTCTTTCAGACAAAGTTGCGCAAAATCTTTGTGATTTTGCATCTGTTGCAAAACAGGAAGCAGACAAGCCCATAGGTGCATTTTACGGATATCTACTTACCAAATTCCCCACCGAAACGGGGCATGTAGGCATTGAAAAGCTGATGCATTGCGATGCAATCGATTTCCTTTCGGCTCCTAAAATTTATTATCGGTGCGGTGCAGGACAGCCGGGCGGTTCGCAGGCAACCTCCATGTCTGTGGCGCGCAAAAAAATCTGGCTGGACGAGCTGGATAATGATACCCATATTGCAAAAAGCTATCAGGAAGAATCCAATCACCCTAAAAATTTTTCCGAAACAAAAACCATTCTCTGGCGCGAGGTAGCACGAAATCTTTCGTGGCACAACCAGAATTTCTGGTGGATGGATCTGTATGGCGGTTGGTTTACCGACTATGCGATTATGGGCGAAATTAAAAAAATAATCGCATTTAATCGGAAAATGCGTAAACTGCCTTATGAAAGCATCAGCGAAATTTTGTTTGTAACCGATGAAAAGGCACTGGCGTATCAGTCCCCTGACGGTGTGTTTACCGGTTGCCGTGAGGTGGGCATTTTAAACGAAATGGGTGCGGAACTAAAGCTTTGCGGTGCACCGGTTGACGAATACCGTCTTTCGGATTTAAAGGATTTGCCCCTGAAACGCTATAAAATGATTGTGTTTGCCAATGCGTTTATGATAAGCGATGAACTGCGTGCAATCATTCAAAGTATACCCGAAACCACACTCTGTGTGTGGAATTATGCGGCAGGTATCCGCAGAGGAGAACACTTTGATTATGGACATATAGAAGAGCTGACGGGTATTGCGGTAAAACCTGTGCAGGACAAAGAAGCGTATCTTTCCAACGGCTACGGTGCAAAAACTAAGTGTCCGCCTCTTGAAATCGTAGGAGATGCAGAGGCTTTGGAAACTTATCCTGACGGTAAAATCAAGGTCGCAAAGAAAAACAACCATCTGCTTACCGTAGCACCCGGCTTTTATGCAACAGATTTTTATACCCTTGCCCAAAAGCAAGGCTGTTATATGTACACAAGTGCAGGTTGTGCGGTATTTGCAGACAAGCGGTTTGTGGGCATTTTCCCGGGCGAAAACGGGGCAACCCTTTCAGACAGTTTCCGGGGCACGGATCTCCTTACACAAAACCCGATTCCCAAAAAGCTTGAACCCAAAGGCGTATATATTATAGAATCTAACTGACAATAAAGGGAATGTAAAAAAGTCCGGATCGCAAAAAAGGGGCTGTAAATTTATTACAGCCCCTTTTAAAATGGTAAAAACAGAACCAGCATACCGATAAATGCGATTGCAACTGACAGAACTTCTTTTTTGGACGGCTTGTTGTCGCCAAAGAAGCAAATTAAGGTGGACACAATCATCACACCGCCCGTAACCATGGGATACTGCACAGAAGCATCCACATGTGTAAGGGCAATCACTAAAATCAAGTTTGCCACACGGTTTGTAATTCCGCTTAACGCGCTGATACCAAGTGTCGGCAAAGTCAGCTTTGGCAGCTCTGCCTTTCTTTTGGAGAAAAGCACCACCAGACCGGCTAACACAACCGTGAAAATACAGGACCAGATGGAATAGTCGGTGGCAGATGCCTTTGCAAGCTCTGCCGAGGCAAAAATCTTAGAGAGCACTCCCGACATACCGTTCAGCACAAAAACGCCAACGTAGTAAATCGTTCCGTTCTTTTTCTCGCCCTTTTCCACCGTAACAAGGAGCGCAACACAGATGATCACAAAGCAAATCACCTTTGCTCCGGTTAAAGGCTCACCGTAAAACAGAATCCCCTGCAAAAAAGGCAATGCCATACCGCCCAGCATAGAAAACAGCGAATAGAGCGAAAGGTTGATGCTCCCTAACGCCTTAAAACTGCAAAAGGAAAAAGCAAGGCTGTTAAGCGCCGTCAAAAACGCCATCAAAAGGGTAAACCCTGTGCACCCGAGGCTTAGCTTATTGATAATAAGAAGCGCAAGCAGGCTCATAAACGAGCTGACTGCCGAAAATCGCATGGAAACCAGAAATCCCGAGCCCTGACGTTTGCGGTAGACATCCTGAAACGCAAAACAAGCGCCAAACATAACAACTGAAAGTATGATCAATCCGTAATACATAAAAATTCCTCCGTTTCCTCCTCAGTATAGCAGGTTTTACCAAAAATTCAACAGAATATTTCCCTGTCTTTCTGCAAAAAAGTTATTTTACCGCTTCATTAAACAGATGGACTTGCTCCTCTGTGGGCTTAAAGGCGGGATGTGTACAGCAGGGTATCGAAGGCTCGGTTCCGTCTGTACCATAAAAGGGACTTAGTCTGTCGTTTTCATACATCTTGCACCATGTTTCTTCCCGGAAATCAGGAATATCATAGGGCGTACCTCCCTCTAACACAGAGCGATGCGCCAAAATCGCAACCGAAGACATGTTGACTGCCGAATAGATGTCAAAAGGATGCTCGGGCTGTTTGCCTGCTTCAATACATTCTAAGAACATACGCGCTGTAACATAGTCACTGCCACCGTGTCCGCTGCTTTTAATCAGCTCCTCATCCTTGTCGTTCCATTGCGGATCGTAAAGGTTTTTCTCCTCCATTCCCTCGGGAAGGGTCCAGTTGTTATACTGAAGCATCACTTTTTCACCCATGCCCCGTAAGTTTTCAATCTGTCCGTCGGTGCCGCAAACCCGATACGCGTTGCCATGTCCGCCAAATCCGGCACACCCGGTAAAGCGGAACACCGAGCCGTCATCATTTAAAGTTGTGATAATCGCCGCACGGTCACCCCCGTAACTTGCTGTAGGCACAGCTCCCTCCAAGGGTGCAAAGCAACCAAAGGCCGTTACGCGTTTAGGGGTTGCACCGGTAGCGCGCATAATGGGTCCTAAGGAGTGTGTCACATAGTAAGTTCGCGGCAGAAAGTTTCTCCAATGTTTTTCAAAATAGTTATATTCCCTTTTAAACGAGACATTCATCGGATCCCCGGGGTGATTGTATTCGCCCTCTGCATACATGATTTTACCTAAAGTGCCACTCTTGCAGATTCGTTGTATTTCGCGGTTAAACAGCATTTGCGGATAGTTTTCCGCCAACATATACATCGCATTGCTTTTTTCGAACGCGCGAATCAGCTCAACGCCCTCTGCCATAGTGCCGTTACTGATGCACTCGGAAAATACATGAATGCCCTTTTCCATACAACGGATGGCATAAGGGGTATGCTCATGGAAATAGTTTGCCAGCACCACCGCATCCATATCATGCTCGATAAACGAATCAAAATCCTCATAAACTGCAGCACCTTTAAGCTCGTTTGCCGCCTTTTCCCGTCTGGACTTGTGAAAATCGCAGATTGCCACGATATCACAGTTTAACAGCATAAAATTTTTGGCAATAGCAAGACCTCTGCCTACGCCGAAAATACCAATTTTCATCCTACTCATTTTTATTCCTCCTTATGGATTCTTCCCTTTCAGTATAGCACGTTCTGCATCGGATTCAATAGAATTTTTCCATATTTTCATTAAAAATAGTTTGAAATGCTTGTTTTTAAGCAGAAATTACGTTATACTGAAAACAGAGGTGATTGTATGAAAGACAGAAACATCTGCAAATTTATTCCTGCCACCGCCGCGGAACAACTGAAAACCTTTTGCTATGTATTGGAATCGAACCCCAAAACCATGCAAACAGCTTTTTCCCTCGCAAATCATCGGGCGGTACTGATGAAACAAGGCAACGGCGTATTTCACATCGACGATAAAACCGCAGAGGTTTCGGGTGGCAGTCTTTTGTTTTTGTTCCGGGACGAAACCGTTTTCGCAAAGCTTTCGGATGGAGCAGAATATCTCTATATTGATTTTGCCGGCAATCGGGCGGAGGCGCTGTTTCAGCGGTTTGGCATTCACAAAAGTTGCCGACTCTTTCCTGGCTTTGACGGACTTTTGCCCTTGTGGCAGGACAGCCTTGCCCGTGCCACCGAGCTTAGCATAGACCTTGCCTCCGAAAGCATTCTTTTATACACCTTTTCGCGGCTGAATAGCATGCAAGCAGAAGAAAACAAACTCTTAAAGCAAATTGTGGAGCTGACCGAGACGCAATTTACCGATCCCGCGCTTTCCATTACTTCTGTGGCAAATGTGCTTTCCTACAATCCCAAGTACCTTTCCCACTTTTTCAAGGCAAGATTTAACATCTCTTACTCGGAATATCTTCGCAATATGCGTATTAAATACGCCATCACCTTATTTGATCACGGCATTGATTCGGTGAAAAATGTGGCATATCTATCAGGGTTTTCCGATCCCCTCTATTTTTCATCGGTCTTTAAAAGAGTGGTAGGCATGTCTCCAAAGATGTATAAACAAACCAAATAAAAAAGGATGTAAAAAATTTACATCCTTTTTTCTATATGTGTACGTTTCGAATTACCCGGAATACCTGACAAGCTGTGTCGGCAAGATTTTGCTTTGCATTTTCTTTGTCCATTGCCGCCTCCAAGCTGCAAGGTGCTTTTAAAATGGGAAAAAACGCATCAATGCCATGCTCGTTGCAAAGGGGGGCATCCTCGGTTACACAGCCTGCAAACGCCAGCACCGGCTTTTGGTATTTTTTTGCCAGTTTTGCAATGCCCACCGGCACCTTTCCCATCACCGACTGTCCGTCCAGCCGTCCTTCACCGGTAATTACAAAATCTGCAGATTTGATTTTTTCTTCGATTCTGATTTGTTCGGTCACCACTTGGATGCCCGGCTGCATTTTGCCGTTTAAATATGCCGAAAGGGCAAAGCCCATACCGCCTGCCGCACCTGCGCCGGGCGCATTTTCATCTGCTTCGGGCAAAACCGTTTTGGTAAGAGACGCATAATTTTTCAGCCATCTATCCATTTTTTCAATCATTTCCGCCGTTGCACCCTTTTGCGGACCGTATACCGCACTGCAACCGCTTTTACCGCAAAGGGGATTGGTTACATCGCACGCCACCTGAAAGGTACATGTCTTTAAAATCTCCGGCACATGATTGGTTTCAATGCTTTGAAGGTTTTCTAACCCCTTTGCGCCATACTCTACAGACTTCCCCTCCGCGTTTAAAAACGAAAAGCCAAGTGCCTGCAGCATACCGACACCGCCATCATTGGTGGCACTGCCTCCGATTCCTAACACAAAATGTCTGCAACCGTGGTCTATTGCATCCAGAATCATTTCTCCCACCCCGAAGGTAGTGGTATGGAGCGGATTTTTGTCCTTGTCATCAATTAAAGTGATGCCTGCTGCTGACGCCATTTCGATCACCGCCGTTTTCGTTTGGGGAATGATGCCGTATTTGGCTTTGATTTTTTGCATCAACGGATTATGTACAGTTATTTCTGCAAAAGTACCGCCCACTGCTGAAACAATGGCATCTGTCGTGCCCTCGCCACCGTCTGCGACAGGAAATATCGCTGTTTCTGCCTCCGGAAACACGCGCTTTACACCATTTGCAACCGCATTACCTGCCTCAACGGTAGATAGACTTCCTTTAAAAGAATCAATTGCTATAACAACACGCATTTTACTTGTCCTTTCAAAAAGGGCACGTCTTTTAAGACTGCCCTTTTAATCTTATTCGTTATCCAGTTCCTTTAAGTAGTTAATACAACGTTCGACTTCCTGTAAGCCTGTGGGATTCAAGCCCTCGGATTCGATTACCATCAGTACATTGTTTTGGATTGCCCACTCGCGGATTGCTTTGATGGGCGCACGGCCTTCGCCAACCGAAAAGCCTTTTACACCGTTGTGTACATCGTCAAAATTCTTGTCTGCATCCACAGACGGAATGCCGTCCTTTAAGTGAATCACACGGATTCTTTCCTTATGCGCTTCTAAGTACGGAACCGGATCAATGCCTGCGTTAAACAGCCAGAAGGTATCAATTTCCAACTCCACATCGGTTTTTTCGATAATTTCGTCCTCTAAAACACAGCCAAAGCTGTTGGGGAAAAATTCTCTGGAATGGTTGTGATAGCCAAGGCGCATACCGTTTTCTTCAAGCTTCGCTTTTGCAAAGTTTAAGGTATCGATAACCAGTTCCTTTTTTTCGGGAGTAGACCAGTCACAGCCCGGAACAATAGGGTTTTCACAGCCTAAAATTTTGTGTGCACGAATGGTTTCGTCAATGTTTTCGGGCTTGATGGCATCTAAGCCGATGTGTGTACCCGAGCAAACCAGACCAAAGTTGTCCAGCCAGATTTTAATCTGCTCAGGGGTATAATCAAACCAACCTGCCATTTCCACATATTTGTAGCCCATGCCAGCTACTTCCTCCAATGCTTTGCGCATGGAATCTTTAGTGATGTCTCTTAACGAATACATCTGTAAGCCATATTCTGCTTTTGCCATAACCAACAACCTCTTTCCGTTATTTTTTTACATGATACCACAACCAAAATCTTATGTCAAGCCCTTTTTTCAGCCATGTAAAACACGATTTTTCCACCCTTTAACAAATCCTTTGTGGGAATAGAATAATCCTTGATTTCTTCACCGTTAAAGGTGATTTTTTCCACAAAATAGTGCGCGTCCGATAGGTTTAGTGCTTCAATTTCAAGGACTTTGCCGTTGGAAAGGGAAATTTTTGCGCCCTTCACCTGCGGTGCACCTAATAAAAACCGACCCTGACCACTCACCGGGAACAGACCTAAAGCCAGCCACATAAAGCAAGAGGACAGTCCGCCCGAATCGTTGTTACCGGGAAGTCCGTTTATGCCAAGCCCAAACGAATCCTTCACCGCTGCCCTTGCAATTTCACAGAGGCGGTCGTGTCTGCCTGCCGCAATGTACGCAAAAGGTGTTTCCATATCACACTCATTATTAAAGCCCTCAAAACGGTGATGCTGTGCCGCCTCTAACTTTTCGTAGGCGTCAAATTCCACAATCTGCTCTAAAGGCTGATTGCTGTCAAATCCAAAAAAGCTGTCTAACATTTTTAAGAAAGCTTCTTTTCCGCCTGCAAGTGCCATGCGCTCTTCCATATTGGTTTGCAAACGGAACGAATAGGTGTAGCGGTCGCCCTCATAGTAACGGGAATTCTTACTCATCAAACCGTCCGCATCATAGGCATTTTTCCAGTTTTCCGCTAAGGAAAGCAGTCTTTCCTTTAATTCCGCGTCCTCTGTGATACGTGCCACATCCAGACAGGCATCGGTGGTGTCAATGATATGGGTATACCGTTCAAAAATGCCCTTTTCCAGGAAAATTTTAAAATCCTCCCGTTCAAGCTCGCGCTTTATGCATTCTTCCACAAGACTTCTTTCAATCAGCCCGGCATCAAAAGCATCCAGAAGTACAAAAACGCCCAGCATCTTCGCCTGCTCCTCGCAGGGGAAAATGTCCGATATCCCTAAGCTGCAGGGAATTTTGCCTAAAGTACGGCTGATATTTACAATGCCGCTTGCAATTTTTCTGCCCATTTCGGGGTACAGAAGCATAATCAGCGGTGTTACTGTTTTGTACTGATCCCAAAGCGTTGCAAGCCCTGTCACCAACTCCCCTTTGATGCCAAGCACTTCTTCTCCGGTCATGTCCACCGGCTTTACAAGGGAATGGTAAAAATTCGAATAGAATTTTTCTCTCATTTCCGCATCCTCTGTCTCGATTTCGATGGCAGAAAGATGCGTTTCCCATATTTTTTCGGCATTTTGTGCCGTTTGGTCAAAGGACAGACCGGTATCAGAAAGGTTTTGTAATGCCTCTGCAAAGCCGAGGGTAGAATAGGAAACCAAAACCGTTGTCTCCTGCCCTATCCCCGAAAATACTGCCACCATATCCGCTTCATACAAAGAAGCCGTGGCGTTTGGCACCTGTACCGCAAAGTACAGCTTCACGCCCGAGAACAGTCCCGAAAAGAAAACGGTATCGCCATCTGCATAAAAGCTGTCCTTTTCTACTTTTCCGTAAAACCGCTCTCCAAACACCTTGGAAAGTCCGTCATTGGAAAAATCCACTGCAATTTTTCCGTCTGCTTCGGGAAAGCTGTAGCGGTGATATGCTGTGGTTTGGTTTACCGTAACGGCGCACGAAATGCCGTTAAAGGTCGCTCCATACAGCCCGGGCTTGCCCCACTCCTTTTCTAAAGGGTGATAGGTATAAATATTCTCTTTTTCCCCGTAAAAAGGGGTTACAATGGCATAGTTATAATAGTAGCGTATTGCGCCTGTACCCGACTGGTGCAGATGGGAAAAGCCACGCACCTTATGTACGTCGCTCAGTTTTTGAATTGCACCGCAGGAGTTGGGATAATGGGTGCCATACCCTGTGGGATAGCCGCCGCTGTAGGGCCCCACCGAAATCCTGCCAAAGGGCAAAACCGCATGAGGAATGGTGTTTCCGCAAAGCGCCTTGATGTAAAACCATTTGGACGCAACACCCGATTTTATGAATCGGTCGGTTTCGCCGTTTCCGTAAAACACATTTACACTTTTGCTGTTCATGTCATTTCTCCTTTTATGATTTGGTATGTACGTCAATTTTATGTCCGCCAAGCTTTGCGTACACAATTTTCTGTCCCGAATACAACCCGGAATAGCCCGAGAAAATATAGCTGACCGCGCAGGCAATGCCAAACAGCAAAAGCCCCTCTGCACCAAATAGCTCTACCGCTAAAACAAGAGAGGCAATGGGACAGTTTACCATTCCGCAAAACAGCGCAATCATACCGATTGCCGCCCCGAAGCCCGGGTCAAGTCCGAAAACCGGTGCCACAGCACACCCGAAGGTAGAGCCGATAAATAAAGTGGGAATAATTTCTCCGCCCTTAAAACCTGCACCGATGGTGATAGCAGTAAACAGAATTTTTAAGACAAAATCCTGCACGTCAGCCTTGCCGTTTACCGCAAGCGCAATGGTTTCCATGCCTGCACCGTTATATTTTTGACTACCCACCAAAACGGTAAGCAATACCACCAGTAAGCCGCCTGCAAAGGCACGCAGATAGCGGTTTGGAATGCCTTTTTTCAAGCCCTGATGGCTGTATTTAATCGCCAGACAGAACAAAACACTTAAAAATCCGCAACAAGCCGAAAGCCCGATTACCTTTAAAATTCCACCTGCCGATACCGCCTCTGTCACAATCTCAAAATGCAGGGGCGAAATGCCTGCCAAGATTGACAGCATATACCCCACCGCCGCGGAAAGCAGACAAGCAAAAATACCTACATAATTAAACATGCCTACACGGATAACCTCCAGCGCAAACACCGCCGCGGTGACAGGTGTACCGAAAAGCGCTGCAAACACACTGCTCATGCCTGCCATGGTCATAATCCGCATATCCCGCTCTTGCAAACGAAGCACCTTTGCCATGTTATAACCAATTCCGCCGCCAATCTGCAACGCCGCCCCCTCACGTCCTGCCGAGCCGCCAAACAGATGGGTAATCACGGTGCTGACAAAAATCAGAGGCACCATAACAAGTGGCACCTTTTTATGCTTACGCACACTCTCGATTACGCGGTTGGTGTCAATAGGTCCTTCTGCTTTAAACAGGCGATACATGCCTGCAATCAGCACACCGCCCAAGGGTAAAAGCAGAATTAAAAAGCCATGGTGCAACCGAAGCTCTGTCACATAGTCTACTGCAAAGTGGAACAAAACCCCGACACTGCCGCCCACAAGCCCCACGGCAAGCGCGACAGATAGCCATAACGCAAAGGTTTTTATGTATACAACTGCATTTTTGATAAACTTTTTCATTTCGTCACTCTTTTCCGACGGATTTCAGCTTATTTTACCATATTTTCGATAAAAAGAAAAGACCTTTTTATACAATCTTGCTGAACTTATATCCAAAAAAATTGAAAAAAATTAAAAATGCGAACGATTTGATACCAAATGCGGAAAATATGCTAAAGACAAATTGTAAATTTTGCGGTATACTAAAATAAAAAACGGAGGTATTTAAGTATGAGAGTTTTAGCCATTACCTGTCATCCCGATGACATGGAGCTGACCTGTTGCGGTACACTTTTAAAGTATAAAGCCCGCGGAGATGAGGTGTTTGTCTGCCACGTTGCCAACGGCAACATGGGACACATGGTGATTATGCCTGACGAATTGCGGGATATTCGCCGTAAAGAAGCGCAAAATGCCGCAGCCCTTGCAGGGTTTGAGATTGTGACCGCAGATATCGGTGACCTGACGGTAAACAGTGCCGATATGGAGCAGATTCGCAAAATCATCAAGGTGATTCGCGATGTAAAGCCGGACGTCATTTTAACCCATGCACCCGAGGATTACTGTTCTGACCACAGAGAGGTATCCAAAATTGTGTTCAAGGCATCCTTTGACGCGTCCTGTCCGCATTTTATGCCGGATCTGGGTGAAGCAACGGGTGTGCCTGCTGTTTTCTATTTCGACACAGCCGCAGGGGTAAATTTTGTCCCCACCGAATATGTGGATGTGACCGATTTTATGGATTTGAAAGTAAAAATGTTAGAATGCCACGAAAGCCAGCTGGTATGGCTCAAAGACCACGACGGCATTGATGTGGTACAGAATCAGAAAATTTATGCCCTCTACCGCGGTTTGCAATGCGGTGTGAAGTATGCGGAAGGCTTTAAACCTCTCCTTGCAGACCAAAGACTTCGCACCTATCGCTTACTGCCTTAAATAAAAAGCAACAACGCTTTTGCGTTGTTGCTTTTTTTATTTAGATTTGTTTGCCGTTGAGCATAACCGCTTCGCTGTTTTTAACAATTAAATCCTGCTCGGTGCAGGTAATCTGCACATTTTGCATTTCCACATTCTTTACATTTTCCAGGAAGATGCCATCTCCGTGGCAGAAGGGCCGTCCGGGCGACATGACCACTTCAACCCCCTCTTCAGAGCCGGTTACATCAAGGCGTACATTGCTGATGCTGACATTGGAAACCGGAAGCTCGGGCAAGCCGTAAAGATAAATCCCTGCGCCCGATATATTTCTGCCCAAAATTCCCGAAATGCTGATGTCGGTCAGCTTCGGGGTTTTGACGGTTACGGGCTTTGCGGACCGGTCAAACAGCTCGTCCCATTGGTCTTTGCCGGCACCGCAGGGATAAAAGCAGTTCATGGTGATGCAGGCATACACATTTTCCATGGTGATGTTGCTAAACGTCAGCCCCTGCACACAGCCGCCGCGCTGTCTTCTGGTTTTTAGACGGATGCCTCTGTCGGTGTTCTGAAACACGCAGTTGCTGACCGTTACATTTTTAACACCGCCCGACATTTCGCTGCCGATAACCACGCCCCCATGACCGTGTGCCATGGTACAGTTGGTTACAATGATATTTTCGCAAGCCTGCTGATTCTGATAATAATCGGTTTCGGTCCCCGATTTAATGGTTACGCAATCGTCGCCCACGTCAATATGGCAATCCGAAATGCGTACATTTTTACAGCTTTCGGGGTTGATGCCGTCGGTGTTGGGCGATTTATAAGGGTTGTAAATCCGCAC
This genomic window from Clostridia bacterium contains:
- a CDS encoding PIG-L family deacetylase; this translates as MRVLAITCHPDDMELTCCGTLLKYKARGDEVFVCHVANGNMGHMVIMPDELRDIRRKEAQNAAALAGFEIVTADIGDLTVNSADMEQIRKIIKVIRDVKPDVILTHAPEDYCSDHREVSKIVFKASFDASCPHFMPDLGEATGVPAVFYFDTAAGVNFVPTEYVDVTDFMDLKVKMLECHESQLVWLKDHDGIDVVQNQKIYALYRGLQCGVKYAEGFKPLLADQRLRTYRLLP
- a CDS encoding chloride channel protein encodes the protein MKKFIKNAVVYIKTFALWLSVALAVGLVGGSVGVLFHFAVDYVTELRLHHGFLILLLPLGGVLIAGMYRLFKAEGPIDTNRVIESVRKHKKVPLVMVPLIFVSTVITHLFGGSAGREGAALQIGGGIGYNMAKVLRLQERDMRIMTMAGMSSVFAALFGTPVTAAVFALEVIRVGMFNYVGIFACLLSAAVGYMLSILAGISPLHFEIVTEAVSAGGILKVIGLSACCGFLSVLFCLAIKYSHQGLKKGIPNRYLRAFAGGLLVVLLTVLVGSQKYNGAGMETIALAVNGKADVQDFVLKILFTAITIGAGFKGGEIIPTLFIGSTFGCAVAPVFGLDPGFGAAIGMIALFCGMVNCPIASLVLAVELFGAEGLLLFGIACAVSYIFSGYSGLYSGQKIVYAKLGGHKIDVHTKS
- a CDS encoding glycoside hydrolase family 92 protein; its protein translation is MNSKSVNVFYGNGETDRFIKSGVASKWFYIKALCGNTIPHAVLPFGRISVGPYSGGYPTGYGTHYPNSCGAIQKLSDVHKVRGFSHLHQSGTGAIRYYYNYAIVTPFYGEKENIYTYHPLEKEWGKPGLYGATFNGISCAVTVNQTTAYHRYSFPEADGKIAVDFSNDGLSKVFGERFYGKVEKDSFYADGDTVFFSGLFSGVKLYFAVQVPNATASLYEADMVAVFSGIGQETTVLVSYSTLGFAEALQNLSDTGLSFDQTAQNAEKIWETHLSAIEIETEDAEMREKFYSNFYHSLVKPVDMTGEEVLGIKGELVTGLATLWDQYKTVTPLIMLLYPEMGRKIASGIVNISRTLGKIPCSLGISDIFPCEEQAKMLGVFVLLDAFDAGLIERSLVEECIKRELEREDFKIFLEKGIFERYTHIIDTTDACLDVARITEDAELKERLLSLAENWKNAYDADGLMSKNSRYYEGDRYTYSFRLQTNMEERMALAGGKEAFLKMLDSFFGFDSNQPLEQIVEFDAYEKLEAAQHHRFEGFNNECDMETPFAYIAAGRHDRLCEIARAAVKDSFGLGINGLPGNNDSGGLSSCFMWLALGLFPVSGQGRFLLGAPQVKGAKISLSNGKVLEIEALNLSDAHYFVEKITFNGEEIKDYSIPTKDLLKGGKIVFYMAEKRA
- a CDS encoding glycoside hydrolase family 28 protein gives rise to the protein MQYNVTDFQITGDGVTNNTASLNLLTKKIRDAGGGTIYFPAGEYVTGTIFLYSNMCLELDAGATLLGSADYEDFPMITEVEGYTRNGHWGLISALNCQNITVKGRGTINGRGENWWHKGKSDLVRPRTISFMGCKDVAIEDVTIRNSPCWTVHPMCCENVSVRGVRIYNPYKSPNTDGINPESCKNVRISDCHIDVGDDCVTIKSGTETDYYQNQQACENIIVTNCTMAHGHGGVVIGSEMSGGVKNVTVSNCVFQNTDRGIRLKTRRQRGGCVQGLTFSNITMENVYACITMNCFYPCGAGKDQWDELFDRSAKPVTVKTPKLTDISISGILGRNISGAGIYLYGLPELPVSNVSISNVRLDVTGSEEGVEVVMSPGRPFCHGDGIFLENVKNVEMQNVQITCTEQDLIVKNSEAVMLNGKQI